TGGCCGGCTGATCGTTTTCGGTCATGAATCGCCGTAAAGCGTCTGACGTGCGGCTCGATCTGCATCGCCGGCAGCGCCGAAGCATCCCGGAAGTGATCCTCGGGTCCGGAAAAACGCCGGGCCAACTCGTGCGCATCGCCCGCCGCATGCTGGCAGCGAATGAGCTCATCGTCATCACCCGCCTTGCCCCTGAGGTTTTCGCCGGCATCGCCCGGCAGCTTCCCGCGTTGCGCTATGATGCGCTCTCGCGAATGGCGTTCCATGTCCCTGCCGCGCGCCGGACGCGCCGCGGCCTCATCGTCGTGGTGACTGGCGGCACGTCGGATGTGCCGATTGCCGAGGAGGCCGCGGTCACCAGCGAAGTTCTCGGCAGCCGCGTGGCGCGCCTCTACGATGTGGGGGTCGCCGGTGTGCATCGCGTGCTGAAATATCACCGGCTGCTGCAGCGCGCCCGCGCCATCGTGGTGGCCGCCGGCATGGAGGGCGCACTCGCGAGCGTCGTCGCTGGATTGGCGCGATGCCCGGTCCTGGCGGTGCCGACGAGTATTGGCTATGGGGCGAGCTTCGAGGGGCTCTCCGCGCTATTGACGATGTTGAATAGCTGCGTGCCGGGGATTGGCGTGGTGAATATCGACAACGGATTCGGCGCGGGCTACCTGGCGCATGTCATCAACGTGCAGCGATGAGCCGGGCGATCCGCGTGAAGATCCGCGTGGCGTCATATCGTCGAGGAGGACGGCTCACCGCGGCGAAGGCGCAGGGGTTGAGGGCCGGCTCCGTCATCTTGGCCCCTCGCAGCATGATGGACTGGCATTCAACGCGAGCCCGCGAGGAATTGCTCATCGTCTTGCGCGGTCGGCTGTCCGTGGAGGTTGAACCATCTATGCGGCGCGTTCGCCGAGTGCCGCTGGCGGCTGGGCGCTGCGCGCATCTGCCGTCTTGGACCATGCACCGCGTGGTCAATCGAGGATCGACGAACGCCCACTATGTGTACGTGACCGGAGCCTCATGCCAGCCACCCTCATGACCTTGCGGCCTGACGCGGTCGGCGCGCGGCTGAAAGACCTGGGAATCGTGACACCGCAGCAGCTTGAGCAGGCCAAGCGCGAGCTGGGCACTACGCAAGAGCGTTTCAGCGAAATTTTAGTCCGCCTCGGCTTGCTGCGCGATGCCGAGGCCGGCGTTCGCCTGGCCGCGCAACTTGGAGGCATGCCCCAGCGATGGAGCCCCTCCGCAGGGCAGGCGGCGCGCGCCATGCCGGCGGCACCCCCTGAATCGCTATGGGCGGGCCATCGGCTTGCGCCGCTGGAATCGCGCCAGCCAGGGTGGCTGGTGGCAACGGATGACCCGCTGTCCGTGTTTGCGTTGGATTTTTTTGCCGCGTCAGCCGGAGGCCCGCTTGAAGCCATCCTGATTCGCCCGGAAGATTTTGCCGCGCTCCGCGCGCCCGCTCGGCCTGCCGCCTCACCGCCGCCCGCAGCCGCCAAGCCGCCTGCGCAGCCGGCAGCACCACCCGCACCAGCGCCGGCCCACGTCGCCGCGCCTCCTCAGCAGGTGGCCGCAGCCCCAACCGCAACCCGACGGCCGGAGGCGAAAGAGAGCGCGGAGGATGCCCCGATCGTCCAACTCGTCGATTCCATGCTGATGGAGGCCGTGCGGCTGCGCGCCAGCGACGTGCATCTGGAAGCCGCAACCGCCCAGGTCCGCGTGCGCTACCGCATCGACGGCGTGCTCCATGACGTGAATCAGCCCCCCAAGGCGCTCCACGGTCCGCTGGTCAGCCGGCTGAAAATCATGGCCGGCATGAATATCGCCGAAAAGCGCCTGCCGCAGGACGGCCGCTTGCAGTTGACGGTTCAGGAGCATCCGTTGGACGTGCGCGTGTCGGTGCTGCCGGCGACCCATGGCGAATCCGTGGTCATGCGGCTGCTGGATCGCAGCCAGCCCATCCGCGGCATGGCCGAGATGGGCATGTCTGCCGATGACCAGGCCCGGTGGAACACCATGGTCCGCCGCCCGCACGGGATGGTCTTGGTGACCGGGCCGACCGGCTCAGGAAAAACCACCACGCTCTATAGCGCGCTGTCCGTGCTGAACCAGCCGGATCGCAAGCTCATTACGGTGGAAGATCCGGTGGAGTATCAGCTGGCCGGCATTAACCAAGTCAACGTCCGATCATCCATCGGCCTCACCTTTGCGGCGGGGCTGCGCTCCATGCTGCGCCAAGCACCCGATGTGATCATGGTGGGGGAAATCCGCGATCAGGAGACGGCGCAAGTCGCCATCCAGGCCGCGCTCACCGGCCACCTCGTCCTCTCCACGCTGCACACGAATGACGCCTCCTCGGCCATCACCCGGCTGATTGACATGGGCATCCCGCCGTTTCTGATCGCGTCCACCGTGCAAGGCGTGCTCGCGCAGCGGCTCACGCGCCGCCTCTGCCACGCGTGCCGGCTGACGGATAACGCCACCGCCGAAGAGCGGGCGTTCCTCGGCTCCCCCGAAGTCTCGCAAGTCATC
This region of Candidatus Omnitrophota bacterium genomic DNA includes:
- the larB gene encoding nickel pincer cofactor biosynthesis protein LarB; its protein translation is MNRRKASDVRLDLHRRQRRSIPEVILGSGKTPGQLVRIARRMLAANELIVITRLAPEVFAGIARQLPALRYDALSRMAFHVPAARRTRRGLIVVVTGGTSDVPIAEEAAVTSEVLGSRVARLYDVGVAGVHRVLKYHRLLQRARAIVVAAGMEGALASVVAGLARCPVLAVPTSIGYGASFEGLSALLTMLNSCVPGIGVVNIDNGFGAGYLAHVINVQR
- a CDS encoding cupin domain-containing protein, translated to MSRAIRVKIRVASYRRGGRLTAAKAQGLRAGSVILAPRSMMDWHSTRAREELLIVLRGRLSVEVEPSMRRVRRVPLAAGRCAHLPSWTMHRVVNRGSTNAHYVYVTGASCQPPS
- a CDS encoding type II/IV secretion system protein yields the protein MPATLMTLRPDAVGARLKDLGIVTPQQLEQAKRELGTTQERFSEILVRLGLLRDAEAGVRLAAQLGGMPQRWSPSAGQAARAMPAAPPESLWAGHRLAPLESRQPGWLVATDDPLSVFALDFFAASAGGPLEAILIRPEDFAALRAPARPAASPPPAAAKPPAQPAAPPAPAPAHVAAPPQQVAAAPTATRRPEAKESAEDAPIVQLVDSMLMEAVRLRASDVHLEAATAQVRVRYRIDGVLHDVNQPPKALHGPLVSRLKIMAGMNIAEKRLPQDGRLQLTVQEHPLDVRVSVLPATHGESVVMRLLDRSQPIRGMAEMGMSADDQARWNTMVRRPHGMVLVTGPTGSGKTTTLYSALSVLNQPDRKLITVEDPVEYQLAGINQVNVRSSIGLTFAAGLRSMLRQAPDVIMVGEIRDQETAQVAIQAALTGHLVLSTLHTNDASSAITRLIDMGIPPFLIASTVQGVLAQRLTRRLCHACRLTDNATAEERAFLGSPEVSQVIRSQGCDACRNSGFFGRLGVFELLIVTDAIRKLVVTKAGASTIRAAAVRDGMRSLRDDGAAKIREGLTTVSEVLRVVVEG